The proteins below come from a single Bartonella schoenbuchensis R1 genomic window:
- the ftsZ gene encoding cell division protein FtsZ has translation MTINLHRPDIAELKPRITVFGVGGGGGNAVNNMINAGLQGVDFVVANTDAQALAMSKAERVIQLGAAVTEGLGAGALPEVGQAAANECIDEIMDHLANSHMVFITAGMGGGTGTGAAPVVARAAREKGILTVGVVTKPFQFEGARRMKTAEAGIEELQKSVDTLIVIPNQNLFRIADEKTTFADAFAMADQVLYSGVASITDLMIKEGLINLDFADVRSVMHEMGRAMMGTGEASGEGRALKAAEAAIANPLLDETSMCGARGLLISITGGRDMTLFEVDEAANRIREEVDVDANVIFGAIDDDSLEGIIRVSVVATGIDRMVSDVVQPSGPKFQRPTVSTRRGDNGLEQTASQSSSSSSESMVDVMEALELEMNQSVEEPFRPKSQIFTRPTDTVATRSANTLPYGQNISHGQISNTPRMQVNRVSAQPLAAAVSMEATAHVLDEMTEIVEQEEKKVQVQPRSTSVHIPELKDFPSVSLEQDVHSSIVDQGPRNLWQRLKQSLTYREEDELEARLEPAVRSSQHEESENSNENSQMLSQDASVYVPRCSTESQPRVLQDQRTLVSEEDQLEIPAFLRRQAH, from the coding sequence ATGACGATTAATCTGCACCGGCCAGATATCGCGGAATTGAAACCACGCATTACCGTTTTTGGTGTTGGTGGTGGTGGTGGAAATGCCGTCAATAATATGATTAATGCTGGCCTTCAAGGAGTTGATTTTGTTGTTGCCAATACAGATGCACAAGCTTTAGCTATGTCAAAGGCTGAGCGTGTAATCCAGCTTGGTGCGGCAGTTACAGAAGGTTTGGGTGCTGGTGCTTTACCAGAAGTTGGGCAGGCAGCTGCAAATGAATGTATTGATGAGATTATGGATCATCTTGCAAATTCCCATATGGTTTTCATTACGGCAGGTATGGGTGGAGGCACTGGAACAGGGGCAGCACCTGTTGTTGCTCGTGCGGCGCGTGAAAAAGGTATTTTGACTGTAGGTGTTGTAACCAAGCCATTTCAATTTGAGGGTGCACGCCGTATGAAAACAGCGGAAGCTGGTATAGAAGAATTACAAAAATCTGTCGATACATTAATTGTTATTCCTAACCAAAATCTATTTCGTATTGCAGATGAAAAAACAACTTTTGCCGATGCTTTTGCTATGGCTGATCAGGTGCTTTACTCTGGTGTTGCTTCTATTACGGACTTAATGATTAAAGAAGGGTTGATTAATCTTGACTTTGCTGATGTTCGTTCTGTTATGCATGAAATGGGTCGTGCGATGATGGGAACAGGTGAGGCTTCTGGTGAAGGACGTGCTTTAAAAGCTGCTGAAGCTGCTATTGCAAATCCGCTGTTGGATGAAACCTCTATGTGTGGGGCTCGTGGTCTTTTGATTTCCATTACAGGGGGCCGTGATATGACTTTGTTTGAAGTGGATGAGGCTGCTAATCGTATTCGTGAAGAAGTTGATGTTGATGCGAATGTTATTTTTGGTGCCATTGATGATGATTCACTTGAAGGTATTATTCGTGTATCAGTGGTTGCAACAGGTATTGACCGTATGGTTAGTGATGTTGTTCAGCCTTCTGGTCCTAAATTTCAACGACCTACAGTTTCAACGCGTAGGGGTGATAATGGACTAGAACAAACAGCTTCTCAATCATCATCATCGTCTTCTGAATCAATGGTAGATGTGATGGAAGCGCTTGAATTGGAAATGAATCAATCAGTTGAAGAGCCATTCCGCCCTAAAAGTCAAATTTTTACGCGACCTACAGATACAGTTGCTACACGAAGTGCAAATACTCTTCCTTATGGGCAAAATATCTCTCATGGTCAGATATCAAATACACCGCGTATGCAAGTTAATCGTGTTTCTGCACAGCCTTTGGCTGCAGCAGTTAGTATGGAGGCGACTGCGCATGTTCTTGATGAAATGACTGAAATTGTAGAACAGGAGGAAAAGAAAGTACAAGTGCAGCCTCGCTCAACATCGGTGCATATTCCTGAATTAAAAGATTTTCCTTCCGTTTCTCTTGAACAGGATGTGCATTCTTCTATTGTTGATCAAGGTCCACGTAATCTTTGGCAGCGTTTAAAGCAGAGCTTAACATATCGTGAGGAAGATGAACTAGAAGCCCGGTTGGAGCCTGCTGTAAGATCTTCTCAGCATGAGGAATCTGAAAATTCTAATGAAAACAGTCAAATGCTTTCTCAGGATGCTTCTGTTTATGTTCCACGTTGTTCTACTGAATCGCAGCCACGCGTATTACAAGATCAGCGTACTTTGG
- the ftsA gene encoding cell division protein FtsA, whose protein sequence is MLLGSHHSGGRKTRFLTVLDVGSSKIVCLIACLHPLKHTHHLHARTHSMEILGFGVQRSRGIKSGVVMDMYAAEQSIRLAVDAAEKMAGLVVDSVIVNFSSSRLKSAFVNGVVRLGGRKVTTRDMRMALADVSRKAFKAERHVMHSVPVSYALDGDKGISDPVGMMGELFGVDVHVVTAETAPLRNLEACINRAHLSVEAMVATPFASGLSVLVDDEARLGAACIDFGGGTTTFSVFSEGKFVHADALAIGGHHITLDVARGLSMSIEEAERLKVVYGSTFSADCDERQMINVSEIGNERLEIQYPCAVLGRIIRARVEEILEMMRDCLNRSGFGHIIGKRVILTGGASQLAGLPEIARSILGRNVRVGRPLGISRLPSFAKGAAFSSAVGLLIYPQLAGFEEKTAQTAVNYLSTSTDGYFRRVGQWLRESF, encoded by the coding sequence ATGTTGCTTGGGTCGCATCATAGTGGAGGGCGCAAAACACGCTTTTTAACGGTTCTTGATGTTGGTTCAAGTAAGATTGTGTGTCTTATTGCTTGTTTGCATCCTTTGAAGCATACACACCATTTACATGCTCGTACACACTCTATGGAAATTTTAGGTTTTGGTGTGCAACGTTCACGTGGTATTAAATCTGGTGTTGTGATGGATATGTATGCGGCAGAGCAGTCTATACGGTTGGCTGTTGATGCAGCAGAAAAAATGGCTGGTTTAGTGGTAGATTCAGTCATTGTGAATTTTTCTTCAAGCCGGTTGAAAAGTGCCTTTGTTAATGGTGTTGTGCGTTTGGGGGGGCGTAAAGTTACTACGCGTGATATGCGTATGGCATTGGCAGATGTTTCGCGTAAAGCTTTTAAGGCTGAACGTCACGTTATGCATTCAGTTCCAGTGTCTTATGCATTGGATGGAGATAAGGGAATTTCTGATCCTGTTGGGATGATGGGAGAGTTATTTGGTGTTGATGTACATGTTGTGACGGCAGAAACAGCACCTTTGCGTAATTTAGAAGCATGCATTAACCGTGCTCATTTAAGTGTTGAAGCGATGGTGGCAACACCTTTTGCTAGCGGTCTTTCGGTTTTAGTTGATGATGAGGCGCGTTTAGGAGCGGCGTGTATTGATTTTGGTGGTGGAACAACGACATTTTCTGTGTTTTCTGAAGGAAAATTTGTTCATGCAGATGCACTTGCAATTGGGGGGCATCATATAACTCTTGATGTTGCTCGTGGATTATCGATGTCTATTGAAGAGGCTGAGCGTTTAAAAGTTGTATATGGCTCAACATTTTCAGCAGATTGTGATGAGCGTCAGATGATTAATGTGTCAGAAATTGGAAATGAACGCCTTGAAATCCAGTATCCATGCGCTGTCCTTGGTCGTATTATTCGTGCGCGTGTTGAAGAAATATTAGAAATGATGCGTGATTGTTTGAACCGTTCAGGTTTTGGTCACATCATTGGTAAGCGTGTTATTTTGACCGGGGGGGCAAGCCAATTGGCTGGTTTGCCGGAAATAGCACGTAGTATATTGGGGAGAAATGTCCGTGTAGGGCGGCCTTTGGGTATTTCCAGGCTTCCTTCCTTTGCTAAAGGAGCGGCATTTTCATCTGCTGTTGGATTGTTAATTTATCCGCAATTGGCGGGGTTTGAAGAAAAAACAGCCCAAACTGCAGTGAATTATTTATCGACAAGCACGGATGGATATTTCAGACGTGTTGGTCAGTGGTTGCGTGAGAGTTTTTAG
- a CDS encoding cell division protein FtsQ/DivIB has product MYALSVDRINVLMVQSVPVFPRLYRRFCRFIFQFVASIYVPRHFGSFAVLFFFFLSVLYGISFNGQMDSIIKAAPLNFGFVVTDVDMNGNKRVAKQDVLKILGLDAYPSIINFDVNKARFILEQQAWIQSADVQKIYPNRVRISVIEREPYAVWQHDGIMDIVDHTGCVIAPFQAGLVQNLPLVVGHGAQSAAKLFIQELSVYPQLSDRIRAYVRVGDRRWDIVLDNGMRIMLPEKGAIESLSSLIKTGIAQDLFVRDVLSVDLRLSDRITVSLSDEALARHRAAVAEEERVLKAGGV; this is encoded by the coding sequence GTGTATGCGTTGAGTGTTGATAGAATAAATGTTCTAATGGTGCAATCAGTGCCAGTTTTTCCGCGTCTTTATCGTCGCTTTTGTCGGTTTATATTTCAGTTTGTTGCCAGTATTTATGTGCCTCGCCATTTTGGTTCTTTTGCCGTTTTGTTTTTTTTCTTTCTTTCGGTACTTTATGGGATTTCGTTTAATGGTCAGATGGATAGTATTATAAAAGCTGCACCATTGAATTTTGGTTTTGTAGTGACTGATGTCGATATGAATGGCAATAAGCGTGTAGCAAAACAGGATGTTTTGAAGATTTTAGGGCTTGATGCTTATCCATCAATTATCAATTTTGATGTTAATAAAGCGCGTTTTATTTTAGAGCAACAGGCTTGGATTCAATCGGCTGATGTTCAGAAGATTTATCCTAATCGTGTGCGTATTTCAGTGATAGAGCGTGAACCATATGCCGTTTGGCAACATGATGGTATAATGGATATTGTTGATCATACAGGATGTGTGATTGCTCCATTTCAGGCGGGTTTAGTTCAGAATTTGCCTCTTGTGGTTGGTCACGGTGCGCAAAGTGCAGCAAAATTATTTATTCAAGAACTTTCGGTATATCCACAGTTGAGCGATCGTATCCGTGCTTATGTGCGTGTGGGTGATCGGCGTTGGGATATTGTTCTAGATAATGGGATGCGTATTATGCTGCCTGAAAAGGGAGCTATTGAAAGCCTTTCTTCTCTTATTAAAACAGGTATAGCGCAAGATCTTTTTGTACGTGATGTTTTAAGTGTTGATTTGCGTCTTTCTGATCGGATAACAGTTTCTTTATCCGATGAAGCGTTGGCACGTCATCGTGCTGCTGTGGCAGAAGAAGAACGCGTCTTGAAGGCAGGGGGTGTGTAA